One Ostrea edulis chromosome 2, xbOstEdul1.1, whole genome shotgun sequence genomic region harbors:
- the LOC130046477 gene encoding uncharacterized protein LOC130046477 yields the protein MYKKFASRILCMDSTHKTNSYSFKLVTLMVADEFRKGYPVAFCISNREDETVMNLFLSSVKALSPETKVNVIMTDDDNAGWNAAQSVYGVSCIYYILFIFFGNCRQEGHTNPPSAEVATAETSHGSVAPYPPLRLVPPQQQPIQLPTNEEQNLFA from the exons ATGTATAAGAAATTTGCAAGCAGAATTTTATGCATGGATTCCACCCACAAAACAAACAGCTATTCCTTTAAGCTTGTGACACTTATGGTAGCTGATGAATTTCGGAAAGGTTATCCTGTAGCATTTTGTATATCAAATAGAGAGGATGAAACAGTAATGAATCTATTTTTGTCTTCAGTTAAGGCTCTCTCTCCTGAAACCAAAGTCAATGTTATTATGACTGACGATGACAATGCAGGATGGAATGCTGCACAATCAGTATATGGCG tttcctgtatatattatatactattTATTTTCTTTGGAAATTGCAGACAAGAGGGACACACAAATCCACCATCTGCGGAAGTGGCCACAGCTGAAACATCTCATGGCTCTGTGGCACCATATCCACCATTGCGATTAGTCCCTCCGCAACAACAACCAATACAACTGCCCACCAATGAAGAACAGAATTTGTTTGCGTAA
- the LOC125679858 gene encoding OTU domain-containing protein 1-like, whose protein sequence is MKEADDFNAVLKESINVDFEVEQQSRYFTSFGVQRNPTIGDGNCLFRAISVSLYSHQNNHLQLRNLAVDTLRGLFQNYFLEGRGTPEEQINVLSQPNTYAGQESILALSMALNINILVTFGSDTLDNPVTTYENTFSDGEQP, encoded by the exons ATGAAGGAG GCTGATGATTTTAATGCAGTGTTAAAGGAAAGCATCAATGTTGACTTCGAAGTTGAACAACAAAGTAGGTATTTTACATCGTTTGGTGTACAGAGAAATCCCACAATAGGAGATGGTAACTGTCTTTTCCGGGCAATTAGTGTTTCCCTTTATAGTCATCAAAATAACCATCTTCAACTCCGAAATCTGGCTGTGGATACACTTAGaggtttatttcaaaattattttcttgaaGGCAGAGGTACCCCTGAGGAGCAAATTAATGTGTTAAGTCAGCCTAATACTTATGCAGGCCAGGAGTCTATTTTAGCTTTGTCAATGGCtttgaatataaatatactgGTAACGTTTGGCAGTGACACACTTGACAACCCAGTCACTActtatgaaaatacattttctgATGGTGAGCAACCTTAA